In the Sediminibacter sp. Hel_I_10 genome, one interval contains:
- a CDS encoding S41 family peptidase produces MTNLFKVSIYTILLVLPLLSAWAQECNCTNSFEIARNAYEKNYSLFKYKVTDENRDLYEAHSDIMFEKAKKTTNLNDCKVVLERWLSFFRDGHAYIMMSNDQNGEIYSEHIDLTENEFKSNYQKKSYDSNPLLGIWKNGGYTVAIIPSPQNNTKERDYVGVVLESSNPAWKKGEVKLEFNTVFGTSYDINYMMGDHSIKKTFGKQTDRGVLEIDDLSEWTKLWPEVENIKKQSEIELKYDQFHIAYVDKVPYLRLPDFYSVEPSYVDSLMQAHHDRIIASDVFIVDIRGNGGGSDGTYFPVLPYVLNGPIELPFNGFWLSEDNTEYLINAMAASKELTLDEYKQKDKKEYESFINNKGTSYFKGEGTWTFTTDTIYKGPKKVIILIDEGVGSSGETFVYRANQSDRVVVYGQNTAGVVDGFNGFPQDLGCLTAVFPTSYRAPDIATNPIDPYGIAPDVYVDKEIDVLSYAIEHMRRLLELDSTNE; encoded by the coding sequence ATGACAAATCTTTTTAAAGTATCAATCTACACCATCCTATTGGTGTTGCCTTTGCTGAGTGCATGGGCACAAGAATGCAACTGCACCAATTCCTTTGAAATAGCTCGAAATGCTTACGAGAAAAATTATTCTCTCTTCAAATATAAAGTTACCGATGAGAATAGGGATTTGTATGAGGCGCATTCGGATATCATGTTCGAAAAAGCTAAGAAAACAACAAATTTGAATGACTGTAAAGTAGTGTTGGAACGCTGGCTGTCTTTTTTTAGGGACGGACACGCCTACATTATGATGTCTAATGACCAAAATGGTGAAATCTATAGTGAACACATAGATCTCACAGAGAATGAATTTAAATCAAATTATCAAAAGAAATCTTACGATTCCAACCCTCTTTTAGGCATTTGGAAAAATGGTGGTTATACTGTAGCGATAATACCAAGTCCGCAAAATAATACTAAAGAAAGGGATTATGTTGGTGTTGTGTTGGAAAGTAGTAATCCAGCTTGGAAAAAGGGCGAAGTGAAACTAGAATTCAATACTGTTTTTGGCACCTCGTATGATATCAACTATATGATGGGAGATCACTCAATCAAAAAGACCTTTGGGAAACAAACAGATCGTGGTGTGCTTGAAATTGATGATCTCAGCGAATGGACGAAGCTATGGCCAGAAGTTGAAAATATTAAAAAACAGAGTGAGATTGAGCTTAAATACGATCAATTTCATATCGCTTATGTTGATAAAGTCCCATATCTAAGATTACCAGACTTCTATTCGGTAGAACCAAGTTATGTTGATAGTCTAATGCAAGCACATCACGATAGAATTATAGCTTCAGATGTATTTATAGTGGATATTAGGGGTAACGGTGGTGGTAGCGACGGAACGTACTTTCCAGTACTACCCTATGTTTTAAATGGTCCAATAGAACTTCCCTTCAATGGCTTTTGGCTCAGTGAGGATAACACAGAGTATCTTATAAACGCCATGGCTGCCAGCAAGGAGCTCACACTTGATGAATATAAACAGAAAGATAAAAAGGAATACGAGTCTTTTATAAATAACAAAGGCACATCTTATTTTAAAGGTGAAGGGACATGGACATTTACAACAGATACTATTTACAAGGGGCCTAAAAAGGTTATTATATTAATTGATGAAGGGGTAGGTAGCTCTGGTGAAACCTTTGTATATCGGGCTAATCAAAGTGATAGGGTAGTAGTATATGGTCAAAACACTGCTGGCGTAGTGGACGGATTTAATGGCTTCCCTCAAGATCTTGGTTGTCTTACAGCGGTATTTCCCACGTCTTACAGAGCACCAGACATAGCGACAAACCCTATTGATCCCTACGGTATTGCGCCAGATG
- a CDS encoding 5-fold beta-flower protein, which yields MNTLKIKNDAILINSIGQELLFLKEDRISNNLGQPLGYFKENFLYNMSDQKLGSYKGQEIINLQEEVIGKVDNDEVINLYGQPIMKIIGKKNEDKIKIGTTFFFFF from the coding sequence ATGAATACATTAAAAATCAAAAATGATGCAATTCTAATAAATTCTATTGGTCAAGAATTGCTATTTTTAAAAGAAGATAGAATTAGTAATAATTTAGGACAACCACTTGGCTATTTTAAAGAAAACTTCCTCTACAATATGAGTGATCAGAAATTAGGTTCCTATAAAGGACAAGAAATTATTAATCTTCAAGAAGAAGTTATTGGAAAAGTCGACAATGATGAGGTAATAAATTTATACGGACAGCCCATTATGAAAATTATTGGAAAAAAGAATGAGGACAAAATTAAAATTGGAACTACTTTCTTTTTCTTCTTTTAA
- a CDS encoding DUF6563 family protein gives MKIVIAKIFMIGIMISNLNAQEFKESNGVFINFEQFKSNEPCPLESIDLKERSELFLSVNNIESDCKFKKVNKIIAISFDNEIYYNMRFNVEFLTKNKFSKLQVKGKYCAFMVDESYPENIQGQAGFNTDGLIGEIILGANGKNKIYYLDTSKGYKTKVLTKNRLKELLSQEKDLLDSFNKENDITAELYLNYLERLNKKFENK, from the coding sequence ATGAAGATAGTGATTGCGAAAATATTTATGATAGGTATAATGATTTCTAACCTAAATGCTCAAGAGTTCAAAGAAAGTAACGGAGTATTTATAAACTTTGAACAATTTAAGTCAAATGAGCCTTGTCCATTGGAATCTATAGATTTAAAAGAACGAAGTGAGTTGTTCTTATCAGTAAACAATATTGAATCTGATTGTAAATTTAAAAAAGTAAATAAAATTATCGCTATATCATTTGATAATGAGATTTATTATAATATGCGTTTTAATGTTGAGTTTTTAACAAAGAATAAATTTTCCAAACTTCAAGTTAAAGGGAAGTATTGCGCATTCATGGTAGACGAATCATATCCGGAAAATATTCAAGGACAGGCAGGATTCAATACAGATGGACTTATAGGAGAGATTATTTTAGGTGCGAACGGTAAGAATAAAATTTATTATTTAGATACATCTAAAGGATATAAAACAAAAGTTTTGACAAAGAATAGACTTAAAGAACTATTGAGTCAAGAAAAGGATCTTTTAGATTCATTTAATAAAGAGAACGATATTACAGCGGAATTGTATTTGAACTACCTAGAAAGATTAAATAAAAAATTTGAAAATAAATAA
- a CDS encoding IS110 family transposase: MNKDIKYFGIDISALVFDVTDSDGNYYQFKNNGLGFEKFTKLLNNTSHCVMEATGYYHYQLAYHLLESGIKVSVENPLSVKRFIQMGLSKIKTDKSDSKLICSYAEQVDLKLWKGNSKNEIECLQINRALSVYTKQSTMLKNKLHGESVLGNPSKVVLTSLKRSLRQLQREIKLLEDKLLVLVKEVHQDLLTRLKTIPGIGPKTAITLVVLTGGFDRFTSAGELCSYAGLTPVIRQSGSSVKGRPRISKIGNQKLRNLLFMCSFNACQYNKDCRDLYERIVAKGKSKKLALIAVCNKLLKQAFAIAKSGLIFDQEYKSKLVRN, encoded by the coding sequence ATGAATAAAGATATTAAATATTTTGGTATTGACATTAGTGCGTTAGTATTCGATGTTACAGATTCTGATGGTAATTATTATCAGTTTAAAAACAATGGATTGGGCTTTGAGAAGTTTACAAAACTCTTAAATAACACTAGTCATTGTGTAATGGAAGCTACGGGTTATTATCATTATCAGTTAGCGTACCATTTATTAGAATCAGGTATAAAAGTATCTGTAGAGAATCCATTATCTGTTAAACGTTTTATTCAGATGGGCTTATCAAAAATTAAGACCGACAAGAGCGATTCAAAACTTATTTGTTCTTATGCAGAGCAGGTGGACTTAAAGCTTTGGAAAGGCAACTCTAAGAATGAAATAGAATGTCTTCAAATCAATAGAGCTCTTTCTGTTTATACAAAACAGAGCACTATGCTTAAAAACAAATTACATGGTGAGTCTGTATTGGGCAATCCTAGTAAGGTCGTGTTGACGTCTTTAAAACGTAGTTTAAGACAGCTCCAGAGAGAGATAAAACTATTAGAGGACAAGTTATTAGTTTTGGTAAAAGAGGTTCATCAAGATTTGTTAACGCGATTAAAAACCATACCTGGTATAGGTCCTAAAACAGCCATTACGCTAGTGGTTTTAACAGGTGGATTTGATCGTTTTACAAGTGCAGGTGAGTTATGCAGTTACGCAGGTTTAACGCCAGTGATACGGCAAAGTGGAAGCAGTGTAAAAGGGAGGCCACGAATAAGTAAAATAGGAAACCAGAAACTTAGAAATTTATTATTTATGTGCAGTTTTAACGCTTGTCAATACAATAAAGATTGTCGTGATTTATATGAGCGAATCGTCGCTAAGGGAAAGAGCAAAAAACTTGCGCTAATAGCGGTATGCAATAAGCTGTTGAAACAAGCATTTGCTATAGCTAAATCAGGTTTGATATTTGATCAAGAATATAAGAGTAAGCTAGTGAGAAATTAA
- a CDS encoding potassium/proton antiporter produces MNLTIENILLVGSLLLLVSILAGKTSYKFGVPTLLLFLGIGMLAGSDGIGGIRFDDPQLAQFIGIVSLNFILFSGGLDTNWAAVKPILREGIMLSTLGVLITAVSLGTFVWCVTDFTIYESLLLGSIVSSTDAAAVFSILRSKSLALKTNLRPTLELESGSNDPMAYVLTIAFLTLVINQDQSFLSIIPLFLQQMILGGIGGIAFGVSSKYIINKIKLDFEGLYPVLVITLMFITFSATDFVGGNGFLAIYICAVYLGNQDLIHKKTILKMFDGLAWLMQIVLFLILGLLVFPSQIIPYMGIGLLISMFLIVVARPIGVFMSLMFFKMKLKRRFYISWVGLRGAVPIVFATYPLLAGIDKANMIFNVVFFISVTSILIQGTTLSIIAKWLNVGLPETQKKLSATDLLLAENPRAEMKELLITPNCAAVDKNIVELGFPKNAIIAMIKRENASIIPNGLTTIKAQDTLIVLADRPKIFEEVNTVLKKEF; encoded by the coding sequence ATGAATTTAACCATTGAAAACATACTTTTAGTAGGATCCTTACTGCTTCTCGTGAGTATATTGGCGGGTAAGACCTCTTATAAGTTTGGCGTTCCCACGTTATTGCTCTTTTTAGGCATAGGAATGTTGGCTGGTTCTGATGGGATTGGGGGCATTCGCTTTGATGATCCACAGTTGGCACAATTTATAGGCATCGTATCCCTAAACTTTATATTGTTTTCTGGTGGTTTAGATACCAACTGGGCCGCTGTAAAGCCCATTCTGCGCGAAGGGATTATGCTATCTACATTAGGCGTATTGATAACGGCCGTTTCGTTGGGCACCTTTGTATGGTGTGTTACAGACTTTACCATTTACGAAAGTTTACTCTTGGGCTCCATCGTATCTTCTACAGATGCCGCTGCGGTATTTTCAATTTTACGTTCAAAAAGTTTAGCGCTCAAAACCAATTTAAGACCAACTTTAGAGCTAGAGAGCGGTAGTAACGATCCAATGGCCTACGTGCTCACCATCGCATTTTTGACTTTGGTGATCAATCAAGACCAAAGCTTCTTATCCATCATTCCGTTGTTCTTGCAGCAAATGATTTTAGGGGGAATAGGAGGTATCGCTTTTGGGGTGTCTAGTAAGTATATCATTAATAAAATCAAATTAGACTTTGAAGGTCTTTACCCTGTATTGGTCATTACCCTCATGTTCATTACATTTTCAGCTACAGATTTTGTTGGCGGCAATGGGTTTTTGGCTATTTACATTTGTGCCGTTTATTTAGGTAACCAAGACCTTATTCATAAAAAAACCATCCTAAAGATGTTTGATGGCTTAGCGTGGCTCATGCAAATTGTCTTGTTCCTTATCTTAGGTCTGCTTGTATTTCCTTCACAAATCATTCCGTATATGGGCATTGGTTTACTCATTTCCATGTTTTTAATTGTCGTGGCCCGTCCCATCGGCGTATTTATGAGCCTCATGTTTTTTAAAATGAAACTAAAAAGGCGGTTCTACATTTCTTGGGTCGGTTTGCGTGGCGCTGTACCAATTGTATTTGCCACATATCCGCTTTTGGCAGGAATAGACAAGGCCAATATGATTTTTAACGTAGTATTTTTTATCTCTGTCACGTCCATATTAATTCAAGGCACAACGCTTTCCATTATTGCAAAATGGCTTAATGTTGGACTGCCAGAGACACAAAAGAAATTAAGCGCAACAGATTTACTTTTGGCAGAAAATCCCAGAGCCGAAATGAAAGAGCTTCTCATTACTCCAAACTGCGCTGCTGTAGATAAAAATATTGTAGAATTAGGCTTTCCTAAAAATGCAATTATAGCAATGATTAAAAGGGAAAATGCCTCTATCATTCCAAATGGACTAACCACAATCAAGGCACAAGATACCTTGATTGTTCTTGCAGACAGGCCTAAGATTTTTGAGGAGGTAAACACCGTTCTTAAAAAGGAATTTTAA
- a CDS encoding ATP-binding protein, which yields MKKGLNIEILTKTFDDLPHGVGIFQVVGLSDIKNIRYVFMNKVILQEMRKTREEVIGKKIIEVAPEAYAHEGGLQVINAYRKVAEDHEPINLGLVEYSNHMVAGTYECSVHHIQDGFIYVMLRNVTELERTKNELELKNKELTQFAHMVSHDLKEPLRTISGFVKLIENKHQNKLDEQAHKLLDFISKATDRMRILINDLLDYGSIGQVKEMMTVDCKKLIEVVQQDLQAIIKDTNATIDVAELPKIRGYQTELRLLFQNLISNSIKFSKPGIAPKIKISAKEQDGWTFSIQDNGIGISDEHMDKIFIAFRRLHSKSEFEGSGIGLAHCKKIVELHNGKLWVTSKYGEGSTFHFTIPS from the coding sequence ATGAAAAAGGGCTTAAACATAGAAATTCTTACCAAAACATTTGACGACTTGCCTCATGGCGTAGGTATTTTTCAAGTTGTTGGTTTAAGTGATATCAAAAACATTAGATACGTCTTTATGAATAAGGTCATATTACAGGAGATGAGAAAAACACGGGAGGAGGTTATAGGGAAGAAGATTATTGAGGTAGCTCCAGAAGCATACGCTCATGAAGGAGGGTTACAAGTGATTAACGCTTACAGAAAAGTAGCCGAAGATCACGAACCTATTAATTTGGGCTTGGTTGAATATTCAAACCATATGGTCGCAGGCACATACGAATGCTCTGTTCATCATATTCAAGATGGTTTTATATACGTGATGCTTAGAAACGTAACAGAATTAGAACGAACAAAGAATGAGTTGGAGCTAAAGAACAAGGAACTCACTCAATTTGCCCACATGGTATCTCATGATTTAAAGGAACCGCTGCGTACCATTTCTGGTTTTGTGAAATTAATTGAAAATAAGCATCAAAACAAATTAGACGAACAAGCGCACAAATTATTAGATTTCATATCCAAGGCAACAGACCGAATGAGAATTTTGATTAATGATCTATTGGATTATGGTAGCATAGGGCAAGTAAAAGAAATGATGACGGTAGATTGCAAAAAACTAATTGAAGTCGTCCAGCAAGATTTGCAAGCCATAATTAAAGACACGAATGCGACTATTGATGTTGCCGAATTACCCAAAATTAGAGGGTATCAAACGGAGCTGCGCTTACTTTTTCAGAATTTAATTAGCAACAGTATTAAATTTAGTAAACCTGGGATAGCTCCTAAAATCAAAATATCTGCAAAAGAACAGGATGGTTGGACGTTTAGCATACAAGACAATGGTATTGGCATTTCAGATGAACACATGGATAAGATTTTTATTGCCTTTCGACGTTTACATTCTAAAAGCGAATTTGAAGGATCGGGCATTGGACTTGCGCATTGCAAGAAAATAGTTGAATTACATAATGGTAAGCTCTGGGTAACATCTAAATATGGAGAAGGAAGCACCTTCCATTTTACAATTCCAAGCTAA
- a CDS encoding T9SS type A sorting domain-containing protein, whose translation MKKIILISAFVLGTFHAIAQITNIQEKFDLPASLEESSGIIFFNDKLITHNDSGNANTLHELDTISGTVTRMVTVTNATNIDWEDITHDETSIYIGDIGNNSGDRTDLKIYKIGKNDYLNAINVTAEIIHFNYLDQIDFTPHPNATKWDAEALISFDEDDLILFTKNWIDGVTKAYAIPKSTGSYTVQPLATTLDSGGLITGATYNPFSGKVYLIGYNSILQPLVWVSQIFTNNDIFSGTNIQTLLTSLGFEQVEAITYIEANRYFVISESFSFAPLSSNGKLISFTTNDNVLSHTNPDMATNSLYPNPAQDVIFIESSHFSSVEIYDTKSRLVYKGHAKTVNISKLSKGFYLVKINLKDGTYDVKKIVKD comes from the coding sequence ATGAAAAAAATAATTTTAATATCTGCTTTTGTTTTAGGGACGTTCCATGCAATAGCGCAAATAACAAATATTCAAGAGAAATTTGATTTGCCAGCTTCTCTAGAAGAATCATCAGGTATTATTTTTTTTAATGATAAGCTAATAACCCACAACGACTCGGGCAATGCTAACACACTTCATGAGTTAGATACCATTTCAGGAACTGTTACAAGAATGGTAACAGTCACCAACGCCACTAATATAGACTGGGAAGATATCACTCATGATGAGACCTCAATTTACATTGGCGACATCGGTAATAATAGCGGGGATAGAACTGATTTAAAAATTTATAAAATCGGTAAGAATGACTATCTCAACGCCATTAATGTAACTGCAGAAATAATACATTTCAACTATTTAGATCAAATTGATTTTACGCCTCATCCTAATGCTACAAAATGGGATGCTGAGGCATTAATTTCTTTTGATGAAGATGACTTGATTTTATTTACCAAGAATTGGATCGATGGTGTAACAAAGGCCTACGCCATCCCAAAAAGCACGGGATCATATACTGTACAGCCCTTAGCGACAACGTTGGATAGCGGTGGCCTGATTACAGGAGCTACCTACAATCCGTTTTCAGGAAAAGTATATTTAATTGGCTATAATTCAATATTACAACCCTTAGTTTGGGTTAGTCAGATATTTACAAATAATGATATTTTTTCAGGGACTAACATTCAAACTTTACTAACGAGTCTAGGCTTTGAACAAGTAGAGGCCATAACATATATTGAGGCGAATCGTTATTTTGTGATTTCCGAATCTTTTAGTTTCGCTCCGCTATCTAGTAACGGGAAATTAATTTCATTTACCACAAATGATAATGTCTTGTCTCATACCAATCCTGACATGGCAACAAATAGTCTATATCCAAATCCTGCTCAAGATGTTATATTTATTGAATCATCACATTTTAGCTCTGTAGAAATCTATGACACAAAATCTAGACTTGTTTATAAAGGACATGCCAAAACAGTAAATATTTCAAAACTTAGTAAGGGGTTTTATTTGGTTAAAATTAATTTGAAAGACGGCACCTATGATGTTAAAAAAATAGTCAAGGATTAA
- the katG gene encoding catalase/peroxidase HPI: MKDMDHGDGMGKCPFRGTRVGGALGTSPQADDWWPNRLQVELLHQEQPVANPLSDEDYKAAFNNIDYQQLKQDIKALLVDSKEWWPADYDNYGPQMIRMAWHSAGTYRIEDGRGGAGQAMQRFAPINSWWDNGNIDKSRRLIWPIKKKYGAALSWADLIVLTGNCALEIMGFPTFGYGGGRRDAWEPDRSTYWGPEFWNGKPFKESKVGEYYDGHPEEMVTQTLRWKGAPSDDNRDLENPLAATHQALIYVNPEGPGGNGDPMDSARAIRESFKRMAMDDEETVALIAGGHAFGKSHGKVSADKIGPAPEAAPIQAMGMGWQNPEGTGFGKYTMTNGIEGSWTPDPTQWDNNYLINLFKFDWKKKESPAGAIQWTPVDPSAPKTPDAHVDGKMEDLMMMTSDLALKVDPAYKAICEKFLNDFDYFTDAFSKAWYKLTHRDMGPKDRYLGPEVPAQDMLWQDPVPARDYDLIEASDIANLKQELLHSGLGVSALVNAAWSAASVYRHSDKRGGANGARIALEPQNNWDLNRPQELNTVLSKLKEIKANFKSNQSGNKDVSLADLIVLGGCVGVEKAAKDAGFNVNVPFTAGRTDALPEQTDVESFDWLKPVSDGFKNYHDSSIGYNVPPERIFLDRAQLLALSAPEWTVLVGGLRVLDQNFDHSKHGVFTDRPGQLTTDFFQVLTSMDYEWVPKSSDEMLFDLNHRANGETKYTATRCDLIFGSNAQLRNIAEVYAADDAQERFVHDFVAAWDKVMMHDRYDVKDE; this comes from the coding sequence ATGAAAGATATGGATCATGGAGATGGTATGGGAAAATGCCCATTTAGAGGAACCCGCGTAGGCGGAGCATTAGGAACCTCTCCACAAGCAGATGATTGGTGGCCCAATCGTTTGCAAGTAGAATTATTACATCAAGAACAACCTGTTGCCAACCCTTTAAGTGATGAAGACTATAAAGCAGCATTCAACAATATCGATTATCAGCAGCTCAAACAAGACATTAAAGCGCTTTTGGTAGACTCTAAAGAATGGTGGCCTGCAGATTATGATAATTACGGTCCTCAAATGATACGTATGGCTTGGCACTCTGCCGGTACTTACCGTATTGAAGATGGTCGAGGTGGTGCAGGGCAAGCCATGCAACGTTTTGCACCAATCAATTCTTGGTGGGATAATGGTAATATTGATAAGTCACGCCGACTCATTTGGCCCATTAAGAAAAAATATGGAGCAGCATTATCTTGGGCAGACCTTATTGTCTTAACTGGTAATTGCGCTTTAGAAATTATGGGCTTTCCTACCTTTGGTTATGGAGGAGGACGTCGCGATGCATGGGAACCAGACCGCAGTACCTATTGGGGACCAGAATTTTGGAATGGTAAACCGTTTAAGGAATCTAAAGTAGGAGAGTACTATGATGGCCATCCAGAAGAAATGGTAACCCAAACATTACGATGGAAAGGAGCACCTTCTGACGATAATCGAGATCTCGAAAACCCATTAGCAGCAACACACCAAGCATTAATTTATGTCAATCCTGAAGGACCAGGCGGTAATGGAGACCCTATGGATTCTGCCCGAGCCATAAGAGAATCCTTTAAACGTATGGCAATGGATGATGAAGAGACCGTAGCCTTGATTGCGGGAGGACATGCCTTCGGAAAAAGTCACGGTAAAGTAAGTGCCGATAAAATAGGTCCAGCGCCAGAGGCAGCACCTATACAAGCGATGGGTATGGGATGGCAAAATCCTGAAGGAACCGGATTTGGAAAGTACACCATGACCAACGGTATTGAAGGTTCTTGGACGCCAGATCCAACACAATGGGATAACAATTACCTAATTAATCTCTTTAAGTTTGATTGGAAAAAGAAAGAAAGTCCTGCGGGAGCCATACAGTGGACCCCAGTAGATCCTAGTGCGCCTAAAACGCCAGATGCACACGTTGATGGCAAGATGGAAGATTTGATGATGATGACCTCTGACTTGGCTTTAAAAGTAGATCCAGCCTATAAAGCCATATGCGAAAAATTTCTCAATGATTTTGATTATTTTACAGATGCATTTTCAAAAGCTTGGTACAAATTAACGCACCGTGATATGGGGCCTAAGGACCGTTATTTAGGTCCAGAAGTGCCTGCTCAAGATATGTTATGGCAAGATCCAGTGCCGGCGAGAGATTATGATCTCATTGAGGCGAGTGATATTGCTAATTTAAAGCAAGAGCTTTTACATAGTGGTTTAGGTGTTTCTGCTTTGGTAAATGCCGCATGGTCTGCTGCCTCTGTTTACCGCCATTCAGACAAGCGTGGTGGAGCCAATGGTGCACGTATTGCTTTAGAACCTCAAAATAACTGGGATTTAAACAGACCTCAAGAACTTAATACAGTACTCAGTAAACTCAAAGAGATTAAAGCTAATTTTAAATCTAATCAATCTGGAAACAAAGACGTCTCTCTTGCAGATTTAATTGTACTCGGTGGTTGTGTAGGGGTAGAGAAAGCAGCAAAAGATGCTGGTTTTAATGTCAACGTACCGTTTACTGCTGGGCGTACAGATGCCTTGCCAGAACAAACAGATGTAGAAAGTTTTGATTGGCTAAAACCAGTATCTGACGGATTTAAAAATTACCACGATAGTAGTATTGGATACAACGTTCCTCCAGAGCGTATATTTTTGGACCGAGCGCAACTGTTAGCACTTTCTGCTCCAGAGTGGACGGTTTTAGTAGGCGGACTTCGTGTATTAGATCAAAATTTTGATCATTCTAAACATGGGGTGTTTACCGATAGACCAGGACAATTGACCACAGATTTTTTCCAAGTATTGACCAGTATGGACTATGAGTGGGTTCCTAAAAGTTCTGACGAAATGCTTTTTGACCTGAACCATAGAGCTAATGGAGAAACTAAATATACCGCAACACGTTGCGACCTTATTTTTGGATCTAATGCGCAACTGCGCAACATTGCCGAAGTATATGCAGCAGATGATGCTCAAGAACGTTTTGTGCATGATTTTGTGGCCGCTTGGGATAAAGTGATGATGCATGACCGTTACGATGTAAAAGACGAATAA
- a CDS encoding response regulator, whose translation MKLQLLLADDDIDDCDFFRDALDEIKDNVNLTVVNNGVELMDFLTAQEDTYPDLLFLDLNMPKKSGMECIAEIKASNHLSAIPIIVFSTSLDKSVVDKIFDLGAHHYIQKPGQFSSLKTVIKKALLLFNHSTVARPSFDQFIIQP comes from the coding sequence ATGAAGCTACAGCTCTTATTGGCAGATGATGATATTGATGATTGTGACTTTTTTAGGGATGCCCTAGACGAAATTAAAGATAACGTAAACCTTACCGTAGTGAATAACGGTGTAGAATTGATGGATTTTCTAACAGCCCAAGAAGACACCTATCCCGACCTCTTATTTCTTGATCTCAACATGCCTAAAAAGTCGGGTATGGAATGTATTGCAGAGATTAAAGCGTCAAATCACTTAAGCGCCATCCCTATCATTGTATTCTCTACTTCCTTAGACAAAAGCGTTGTTGACAAAATATTTGATCTAGGTGCACACCATTACATCCAAAAACCCGGACAGTTCTCAAGCTTAAAAACAGTCATTAAAAAAGCTTTGCTGTTGTTTAATCATAGTACTGTAGCGCGACCTTCTTTTGACCAATTTATCATTCAACCTTGA